The following proteins are encoded in a genomic region of Arcobacter suis CECT 7833:
- a CDS encoding thiolase family protein, whose translation MKERIAIIDGLRSPIAKANGKLNDISADTLGAIITKELVLRNDLDYKQFDEVIMGNVAQPANAANIARVMAIRAGFPQSTPAYTVHRNCASGMQSISSAIEKINSNQGDLYLVGGMESMSNIPLLYSDNFRNLITKFTYSKSISERFKLLTTFRLNFLKPTIGLISGLTDPISGKIMGITAENLANEFKISRAAQDEYALNSHKKAQKAIETGVFKDEIHPIMTKNASMIDDDGVRFNQTIESLSKLNPIFIKDGGTVTAGNSSQVSDGACSLIVCTESKAKELNLEPIGFISDYSYAGLDAHRMGLGPVYATKKLFDKTGITLKDIDLIEINEAFAAQVIANLKAFASEEFCQKTFNSPALGEIDESILNVNGGAIALGHPVGMSGARIVLTALKELKRRDKNRALATLCIGGGQGAAFLLEI comes from the coding sequence TTGAAAGAAAGAATAGCCATAATAGACGGACTAAGAAGTCCAATAGCAAAAGCAAATGGAAAACTAAATGATATAAGTGCTGATACTTTAGGTGCAATTATTACAAAAGAGTTAGTTTTACGAAATGATTTAGATTATAAACAATTTGATGAAGTGATTATGGGAAATGTTGCCCAACCTGCAAATGCAGCAAATATCGCAAGAGTTATGGCAATAAGAGCTGGATTTCCACAATCAACACCAGCTTATACGGTTCATAGAAACTGCGCATCTGGAATGCAGTCAATTTCAAGTGCAATTGAAAAAATAAACTCAAATCAAGGTGATTTATACCTAGTTGGTGGAATGGAATCTATGAGTAATATTCCATTACTTTATAGTGATAATTTTAGAAATCTTATTACAAAATTTACCTATTCAAAATCTATTAGTGAAAGATTTAAACTTCTAACAACTTTTCGATTAAACTTTTTAAAACCAACTATTGGTTTGATTTCTGGTTTAACTGACCCGATTTCTGGGAAAATCATGGGAATAACAGCTGAAAATTTAGCAAATGAGTTTAAAATCAGCCGAGCAGCTCAAGATGAATATGCTTTAAATTCTCACAAAAAAGCTCAAAAAGCGATAGAAACTGGAGTTTTTAAAGATGAAATTCATCCAATTATGACAAAAAATGCTTCAATGATAGACGATGATGGAGTAAGATTTAACCAAACAATCGAGAGTTTAAGTAAACTAAATCCAATTTTCATAAAAGATGGTGGAACTGTAACTGCTGGAAATTCATCACAAGTTTCAGATGGTGCTTGTAGTTTGATTGTTTGTACTGAATCAAAAGCTAAAGAATTAAATCTTGAACCTATTGGATTTATAAGTGATTATTCTTATGCTGGACTTGATGCACATAGAATGGGATTAGGTCCTGTTTATGCTACAAAAAAACTATTTGATAAAACTGGAATTACTTTAAAAGATATTGATTTAATAGAGATAAATGAAGCCTTTGCAGCTCAAGTTATCGCAAATTTAAAAGCTTTTGCTTCAGAAGAATTTTGCCAAAAAACTTTTAATTCTCCTGCCCTTGGAGAGATTGATGAATCTATTTTAAATGTAAATGGTGGAGCAATTGCCCTTGGTCATCCAGTTGGAATGAGTGGAGCAAGAATTGTTTTAACAGCATTAAAAGAGTTAAAAAGAAGAGATAAAAACAGAGCATTAGCAACATTATGTATAGGTGGCGGACAAGGTGCTGCTTTCTTATTGGAGATATAA
- a CDS encoding TetR/AcrR family transcriptional regulator, giving the protein MQNALKLFSQKGFYNTTIPDIAKAMSMSVGNMYNYFSSKEELAKFAIKYSTNILADELKQINNMDITSKEKIYLFVLKYLENVQKSPEVIEYFLRVYLSNREVFKQGCEGFLCVGEFVTEVMILLEEGASKKEFREQEFFPAFSMIMGCLGGFAFLSGENVLDKELLSYSDAVAENIYRALKYDN; this is encoded by the coding sequence ATACAAAATGCTTTAAAACTTTTTTCACAAAAAGGTTTCTATAATACTACAATTCCAGATATTGCAAAAGCTATGAGTATGAGTGTTGGAAATATGTACAACTATTTCTCTTCAAAAGAAGAACTTGCAAAATTTGCTATAAAATACTCAACAAATATTTTAGCTGATGAACTAAAACAGATTAATAACATGGATATAACTTCAAAAGAAAAAATATATTTATTTGTATTAAAATATTTAGAAAATGTTCAAAAATCACCAGAAGTTATTGAATATTTTTTAAGAGTTTATTTATCAAATAGAGAGGTTTTCAAACAAGGTTGTGAAGGATTCTTATGTGTGGGAGAGTTTGTAACTGAAGTTATGATTTTATTAGAAGAAGGTGCTAGTAAAAAAGAGTTTAGAGAACAAGAATTCTTTCCTGCTTTTAGTATGATTATGGGATGTTTAGGTGGTTTTGCCTTTTTAAGTGGAGAGAATGTCTTAGACAAAGAGTTACTTTCATATTCAGATGCAGTGGCAGAGAATATATATCGTGCTTTGAAGTATGACAACTAA
- a CDS encoding 3-hydroxyacyl-CoA dehydrogenase NAD-binding domain-containing protein: MSNIKFEINQNIATITFDLENEKINKLSFEVLKEFDEKLTLVQEDHTIKALVIDSAKKDIFIAGADIKEIEQLKDSEEVYEALMNIHKIFNKLENLPIPTIAYINGACMGGGLELALACKYRVLSTNEKTKLAFPEIKLGIFPGFAGTIRTPKLIGLLEALDLILTGKTVDAKKAYKINLADAIFDDAQKEFMLGDFVQNAITGNLGSRKSFYLLNYPPFNEIIFKRALKNLEDKINPDFQAPFKALEVIKANMNKELEVAIKKEAEEFSRLAVTKESKNLIKLFFLFEKLNKNYEKTANPISNVAIFGNGVMGKGIIWLFSKYLKDVRIKLRDITQAHGIIKDVSKIYDYLVKSRKMTKNQMDFKLNTISYTDKLSGFKNMEFVIEAIVEDEEIKKQTYKQLETVLNDNAIIATNTSSISINKLGKDLKNKENFIGVHFFNPVNLMPLVEVIPSKHTSKETINRVLELLISCGKTPIVVGNCAGFIVNRILLPYLNEAAFIVSEGSKIEHIDHLIKGFGMPMGPFNLADTVGIDVGYKVASILHEEYGYRMPVAPLIEKMYEAKYFGKKGEMGGFYQYDGKDDYVNEHVISMLSNNGKIIDDSEIIQRCLYIMINEAARCLEENIVSDAAIIDFAMITGTGFPAYKGGLLTYANEVGLKNILESLRKFERDYGSRFAPSNLLIKLVEEHEDFETGEVLWKR, translated from the coding sequence ATGAGCAATATAAAATTTGAAATTAACCAAAATATAGCAACGATTACGTTTGATTTAGAAAATGAAAAAATAAATAAATTATCTTTTGAAGTATTAAAAGAGTTTGATGAAAAACTAACTTTGGTACAAGAAGACCACACAATAAAAGCACTTGTAATTGATAGTGCAAAAAAAGATATTTTTATTGCTGGTGCTGATATAAAAGAGATTGAGCAACTAAAAGATTCAGAAGAAGTTTATGAAGCTTTGATGAATATTCACAAAATATTTAATAAACTTGAAAATTTACCAATTCCAACAATTGCTTATATAAATGGTGCTTGTATGGGTGGTGGACTTGAACTTGCCCTTGCTTGTAAATATAGAGTTTTAAGTACAAATGAAAAAACAAAACTAGCATTTCCAGAGATAAAACTAGGAATTTTCCCAGGCTTTGCAGGAACAATTAGAACTCCAAAATTAATAGGACTTTTAGAAGCCCTTGATTTAATATTAACTGGAAAAACAGTTGACGCAAAAAAAGCTTATAAGATAAATCTTGCCGATGCTATTTTTGATGATGCTCAAAAAGAGTTTATGTTAGGTGATTTTGTACAAAATGCAATTACTGGAAATCTTGGAAGTAGAAAAAGTTTTTATCTTTTAAATTATCCTCCATTTAATGAGATTATTTTTAAAAGAGCTCTAAAAAATCTTGAAGATAAAATAAATCCTGATTTTCAAGCTCCTTTTAAAGCACTTGAAGTAATCAAAGCAAATATGAATAAAGAATTAGAAGTTGCTATAAAAAAAGAAGCTGAAGAGTTCTCACGACTAGCTGTTACAAAAGAGTCAAAAAATCTAATAAAACTATTTTTCCTTTTTGAAAAATTAAATAAAAATTATGAAAAAACTGCTAATCCTATTTCAAATGTTGCAATTTTTGGAAATGGAGTAATGGGAAAAGGAATCATCTGGTTATTTTCAAAATATTTAAAAGATGTAAGAATTAAACTAAGAGATATTACACAAGCTCATGGAATAATCAAAGATGTTTCAAAGATTTATGACTATTTAGTAAAATCAAGAAAAATGACTAAAAATCAAATGGATTTTAAATTAAATACCATTTCATACACAGATAAACTTAGTGGTTTTAAAAATATGGAATTTGTAATTGAAGCAATAGTTGAAGATGAAGAGATAAAAAAACAGACCTACAAACAACTAGAAACTGTGTTAAATGACAATGCAATAATTGCTACAAACACATCTTCTATTTCAATTAATAAATTAGGAAAAGATTTAAAAAACAAAGAAAATTTTATTGGTGTTCACTTTTTTAACCCTGTAAATTTAATGCCATTGGTTGAAGTAATACCATCAAAACATACTTCAAAAGAGACTATAAATAGAGTTCTTGAGCTTTTAATCTCTTGTGGTAAAACTCCAATAGTTGTAGGCAATTGTGCAGGATTTATTGTAAATAGAATTTTACTTCCATATTTAAATGAAGCAGCTTTTATTGTAAGTGAAGGTTCAAAAATAGAGCATATTGACCACCTAATAAAAGGTTTTGGAATGCCTATGGGTCCATTTAATCTTGCTGATACAGTTGGAATTGATGTGGGATATAAAGTAGCTTCTATTTTACATGAAGAGTATGGATACAGAATGCCAGTTGCTCCACTAATTGAAAAAATGTATGAAGCAAAATATTTTGGTAAAAAAGGTGAAATGGGTGGTTTTTATCAATATGATGGAAAAGATGATTATGTAAATGAACATGTTATTTCAATGCTATCAAACAATGGTAAGATTATTGATGATAGTGAAATAATTCAAAGATGCCTTTATATCATGATAAATGAAGCTGCTAGATGCCTTGAAGAAAATATTGTAAGTGACGCAGCTATCATAGATTTTGCGATGATTACGGGAACTGGTTTTCCAGCTTATAAAGGTGGATTATTAACTTATGCAAATGAAGTTGGTTTAAAAAATATCTTAGAATCTTTAAGAAAATTTGAAAGAGATTATGGAAGCAGATTTGCACCATCTAATCTTTTAATCAAATTAGTTGAAGAACATGAAGATTTTGAAACAGGAGAAGTTTTATGGAAGCGTTGA
- a CDS encoding bifunctional aconitate hydratase 2/2-methylisocitrate dehydratase, protein MSLLANYKAHSQERLNEGGLPALPLTAEQTAELVELLKANPVVEAEYCLDLFTNKINPGVDDAAYVKAAFLNDIVQGKVTCSVISKVQAIEILGTMMGGFNVTPLVEALKIAEVADAAAKELKNTILVYNSFNEVKDLMDAGNAKAKEVIESWANAEWFTNKPALEEEMTLTVYKIPGETNTDDLSPATVAFTRSDIPLHATAMLQSRMEKPLEKMAELKQKGYPLAYVGDVVGTGSSRKSGINSVQWHMGRDIPGVPNKRTGGVVLGSIIAPIFFNTAEDSGCLPIEASVDALETGDVITIKPYAGVIEKDGAVVSKFTLAPNTLTDEMRAGGRIPLIIGKGLTAKARAALGLGASTAFIAASQPADNGKGFTQAQKMVGKACGVAGVKPGMYVEPIATTVGSQDTTGPMTRDEIKELAALSFGADMVMQSFCHTAAYPKPADIKLRHTLPEFISSRGGVTLRPGDGVIHSWLNRLCLPDTVGTGGDSHTRFPIGISFPAGSGLIAFAGVTGMMPLTMPESVLVRFKGEMQPGITLRDLVNAIPYQAIQDGLLTVEKKGKKNVFAGTIVEIQGLPDLKVEQAFELSDSAAERSAAACSVQLNKEPIIEYLSSNIALIEKMIEEGYEDAKTLQRRADKMREWIKNPVLLTPDADAEYKAIIEIDLNTITEPILACPNDPDDVDTLTNINNDPKRIKKIDEVFVGSCMTNIGLFRALGEVLKGEGEVPAKLWVAPPTKMDKEQLTEEGYYSIFAAAGARLEIPGCSLCMGNQAQVSEGSAVFSTSTRNFDNRLGKNSQVYLGSAEVAAVAALLGRLPSVKEYMEIVPKKITEKNKEGVYKYLNFHQVTSEQLTNLVHS, encoded by the coding sequence ATGAGTTTATTAGCAAATTATAAAGCACATTCGCAAGAAAGACTTAATGAAGGTGGTTTACCTGCATTACCTTTAACTGCTGAACAAACTGCTGAATTAGTAGAATTATTAAAAGCTAATCCAGTTGTTGAAGCTGAATACTGTTTAGATTTATTTACAAACAAAATTAACCCAGGTGTTGATGATGCTGCTTATGTAAAAGCTGCATTTTTAAATGATATTGTACAAGGAAAAGTAACTTGTTCTGTAATTTCTAAAGTTCAAGCTATTGAAATTTTAGGAACAATGATGGGTGGATTTAATGTTACTCCATTAGTTGAAGCATTAAAAATTGCTGAAGTTGCTGATGCTGCTGCAAAAGAATTAAAAAATACTATCCTAGTTTATAACTCATTTAATGAAGTTAAAGATTTAATGGATGCTGGAAATGCTAAAGCTAAAGAAGTTATCGAATCATGGGCAAATGCTGAGTGGTTTACAAATAAACCAGCTTTAGAAGAAGAAATGACTTTAACTGTATATAAAATTCCTGGTGAAACAAATACAGATGATTTATCTCCTGCAACTGTTGCATTTACAAGATCTGATATTCCATTACACGCAACTGCAATGTTACAATCAAGAATGGAAAAACCATTAGAAAAAATGGCTGAATTAAAACAAAAAGGTTATCCTTTAGCTTATGTTGGTGATGTTGTTGGAACTGGATCTTCAAGAAAATCAGGAATCAACTCAGTTCAATGGCACATGGGTAGAGATATTCCAGGTGTTCCAAATAAAAGAACTGGTGGGGTTGTATTAGGTTCTATTATTGCTCCAATTTTCTTTAATACTGCAGAAGATTCAGGATGTTTACCAATTGAAGCTAGCGTTGATGCTTTAGAAACTGGTGATGTTATTACAATTAAGCCATACGCTGGTGTAATTGAAAAAGATGGTGCTGTTGTTTCTAAATTTACTTTAGCTCCAAATACTTTAACAGACGAAATGAGAGCTGGTGGAAGAATTCCTTTAATTATTGGAAAAGGTTTAACTGCAAAAGCTAGAGCTGCATTAGGTTTAGGTGCTTCAACTGCATTTATTGCTGCTTCTCAACCAGCTGATAATGGAAAAGGGTTTACTCAAGCTCAAAAAATGGTTGGAAAAGCTTGTGGTGTTGCAGGTGTTAAACCAGGTATGTATGTTGAGCCAATCGCTACAACTGTAGGATCTCAAGATACAACTGGACCAATGACTAGAGATGAAATTAAAGAACTTGCTGCACTTTCTTTTGGTGCTGATATGGTTATGCAATCATTCTGTCACACTGCTGCTTACCCAAAACCAGCTGACATTAAATTAAGACATACTTTACCAGAATTTATTTCTTCAAGAGGTGGAGTTACATTAAGACCAGGTGATGGTGTTATTCACTCATGGTTAAATAGATTATGTTTACCAGATACTGTTGGTACTGGTGGAGATTCTCATACAAGATTCCCAATTGGTATTTCATTCCCAGCAGGATCAGGATTAATCGCATTCGCAGGTGTTACAGGTATGATGCCTTTAACTATGCCAGAATCTGTATTAGTAAGATTCAAAGGTGAAATGCAACCAGGAATTACTTTAAGAGATTTAGTTAATGCTATTCCTTACCAAGCTATTCAAGATGGTTTATTAACTGTTGAGAAAAAAGGTAAGAAAAATGTATTTGCTGGAACAATCGTTGAAATTCAAGGTTTACCAGACTTAAAAGTTGAGCAAGCATTTGAATTATCAGATTCAGCTGCAGAAAGATCAGCAGCTGCTTGTTCTGTTCAATTAAATAAAGAACCAATTATTGAATATCTATCTTCAAACATTGCTTTAATTGAAAAAATGATTGAAGAAGGTTATGAAGATGCTAAAACTCTTCAAAGAAGAGCGGATAAAATGAGAGAATGGATTAAAAACCCAGTATTATTAACTCCTGACGCTGATGCTGAATATAAAGCAATCATTGAAATTGATTTAAATACAATTACTGAGCCAATCTTAGCTTGTCCAAACGATCCAGATGATGTTGATACATTAACAAACATCAACAATGATCCAAAAAGAATTAAAAAAATCGACGAAGTATTCGTAGGTTCTTGTATGACTAATATTGGATTATTCAGAGCTTTAGGTGAAGTGCTTAAAGGTGAGGGTGAAGTTCCTGCTAAACTATGGGTTGCACCACCAACAAAAATGGATAAAGAACAATTAACTGAAGAGGGTTATTATTCAATCTTTGCAGCAGCTGGTGCAAGATTAGAAATTCCTGGATGTTCTTTATGTATGGGTAACCAAGCTCAAGTTTCTGAAGGTTCTGCTGTATTCTCTACGTCTACAAGAAACTTCGATAACAGACTTGGTAAAAACTCTCAAGTTTATTTAGGTTCTGCTGAAGTTGCCGCTGTTGCTGCACTTTTAGGAAGATTACCATCTGTTAAAGAGTATATGGAAATCGTACCTAAGAAAATTACAGAGAAAAACAAAGAGGGTGTTTATAAATACTTAAACTTCCACCAAGTTACTTCTGAGCAATTAACTAACTTAGTTCACTCTTAA
- a CDS encoding YiiD C-terminal domain-containing protein, with amino-acid sequence MTKELQNKLYNEIPLTKMMKIKIQDYNENELIITAPLKININDKGTAFGGSLSTITIISAWSLCWLISKELGFDSNNIVIIKNETSFRKPVTKDIICYTKKPSFEEIKLLKQKLETKKSASIKIESKIIEDGQTCVDFLGYYVIKL; translated from the coding sequence ATGACAAAAGAACTTCAAAACAAACTTTATAATGAGATTCCATTAACAAAAATGATGAAAATAAAGATTCAAGATTATAATGAAAATGAACTAATAATAACAGCTCCTCTTAAAATAAATATAAATGATAAAGGTACAGCTTTTGGTGGAAGTTTATCTACAATAACAATTATTTCTGCATGGAGTTTATGTTGGCTTATTTCAAAAGAGTTAGGCTTTGATTCAAATAATATTGTAATCATAAAAAATGAAACTAGCTTTAGAAAACCTGTAACAAAAGATATAATTTGTTATACAAAAAAACCATCATTTGAAGAGATTAAGCTATTAAAACAAAAACTAGAAACTAAAAAAAGTGCTTCTATAAAAATAGAATCTAAAATAATTGAAGATGGTCAAACTTGCGTAGATTTTTTAGGATATTATGTAATAAAATTATAA
- a CDS encoding AMP-dependent synthetase/ligase, whose protein sequence is MNTYNFKTYSELFLHISNNYDNEYFLNYLSNGKYTNISTSDFKNKVICLSLALKDMGIQKGDTVGIFANSSPFWLIFDFAILQVGAISVPIFANISTTNLNFEIKDSAMKYMFIDSQERLKDIEKDNSHLTFITHNFCIKEPNFYNFDEILVIGKQICDSTGFTSFEANPDDIFSIIYTSGNTGTPKGVMLSHKNIVSQLHDINKLIDLPKGEVSLSLLPLAHIFERTVMSYYLSRGISIYFVDDVLNVANLMKVVKPTIMTVVPRLLEKIFNKIKAQILEKPFFSRVIASLAFSYALKENLDKSSILFKIYDKLVYSKFREIFGSRVDKLVSGGAPLSKDIAIFFVNIGVPVYQGYGMTEFSPVVSTNYPNANKVGSCGKVIPSAQIKITQNNELLVRGDSLMLGYLNQEELTKNTIDSEGWLHTGDVAFLDEDGYLFIKSRLKDIFKTSTGEYVNAVEIEQKLSKNRYIEFAVVISQNRKYTTALLFVDKEKYENAKKLNKNLTIEEYYNKDDILKNISNHINSVNSGLNKWEKIVKFKILTNDISIETGELTPSMKISRSKIEEKYANIINSMY, encoded by the coding sequence ATGAATACTTACAACTTCAAAACCTATAGTGAACTTTTTTTACATATATCAAACAACTATGATAATGAATATTTTTTAAACTATTTATCAAATGGAAAATATACAAATATCTCAACAAGTGATTTTAAAAACAAAGTTATTTGCTTAAGTCTTGCCCTAAAAGATATGGGGATTCAAAAGGGTGATACGGTTGGGATTTTTGCTAATTCTTCACCATTTTGGCTTATTTTTGATTTTGCTATTTTACAAGTTGGAGCTATTAGTGTTCCTATTTTTGCAAATATCTCAACAACTAATCTTAACTTTGAAATAAAAGATTCAGCTATGAAATATATGTTTATAGATTCACAAGAAAGACTCAAAGATATAGAAAAAGATAATTCGCATCTTACTTTTATAACTCACAATTTTTGTATAAAAGAGCCAAATTTTTATAACTTTGATGAAATTCTAGTTATTGGAAAACAGATTTGTGATTCTACTGGATTTACTTCTTTTGAGGCAAATCCCGATGATATTTTTTCTATTATTTACACAAGTGGAAACACAGGAACCCCCAAAGGTGTAATGTTAAGCCATAAAAACATAGTTTCACAACTTCACGATATAAATAAACTTATTGATTTACCAAAAGGTGAAGTTTCACTTTCACTTCTTCCTTTGGCTCATATTTTTGAGAGAACTGTTATGAGTTATTATTTGAGTCGTGGAATTAGTATCTATTTTGTAGATGATGTTTTAAATGTTGCAAATCTTATGAAAGTTGTAAAACCTACGATTATGACAGTAGTTCCAAGGCTTCTTGAAAAAATATTTAATAAAATAAAAGCTCAAATTTTAGAAAAACCATTTTTTAGCAGAGTCATTGCTTCTTTGGCTTTTTCTTATGCTTTAAAAGAAAATTTGGATAAAAGTTCTATTTTATTTAAAATTTATGACAAATTAGTTTATTCAAAATTTAGAGAAATATTTGGTTCAAGGGTTGATAAACTCGTAAGTGGTGGAGCGCCTTTATCAAAAGATATAGCAATATTCTTTGTAAATATTGGAGTTCCCGTTTATCAAGGATATGGAATGACAGAGTTTTCGCCAGTTGTTTCAACGAATTATCCAAATGCAAATAAAGTTGGTTCTTGTGGAAAAGTGATTCCAAGTGCGCAAATAAAAATTACCCAAAACAATGAACTTCTCGTTCGTGGTGATTCTTTAATGCTTGGATATTTAAATCAAGAAGAACTTACAAAAAATACTATTGATAGTGAAGGTTGGCTTCATACGGGAGATGTTGCTTTTTTGGATGAAGATGGATATTTATTTATAAAAAGTAGACTAAAAGATATATTTAAAACTTCAACGGGAGAGTATGTAAATGCAGTTGAAATTGAGCAAAAACTCTCTAAAAATAGATATATTGAGTTTGCAGTTGTAATCTCTCAAAATAGGAAATATACAACTGCCCTACTTTTTGTGGATAAAGAAAAATATGAAAATGCTAAAAAACTAAATAAGAATTTAACAATAGAAGAATATTATAATAAAGATGATATTCTAAAGAATATTTCAAACCATATAAATAGTGTGAATTCTGGTTTAAATAAATGGGAAAAAATAGTAAAATTCAAAATCTTAACAAATGATATTTCCATAGAAACTGGTGAATTAACACCATCTATGAAAATTAGTAGAAGTAAAATTGAAGAAAAATACGCAAATATTATAAATAGTATGTATTAG
- the def gene encoding peptide deformylase, giving the protein MFNANDIKIAKLGEKVLRLKAKKVKNIKSEETQKIVSYMLATLKKSNGVGLAAPQISISKQIMIISSKPNDRYPNAPYMQDLILINPKIIKTSKGKNKDWEGCLSIPGIRAKVPRYNKIKVKYKTINDEKKTIIFKDFVARIFQHEYDHLIGLAFIDRVKTTKDIISEEVYFKTI; this is encoded by the coding sequence ATGTTTAATGCAAATGATATAAAAATAGCAAAACTTGGAGAAAAAGTTTTAAGACTAAAAGCTAAAAAAGTAAAAAATATAAAAAGTGAAGAAACACAAAAAATTGTATCATATATGCTAGCAACTTTAAAAAAATCAAATGGAGTAGGATTAGCAGCTCCTCAGATTTCTATTTCAAAACAGATTATGATAATTTCATCAAAACCAAATGATAGATACCCAAATGCTCCATATATGCAAGATTTAATTTTAATAAATCCCAAAATAATCAAAACTTCAAAGGGAAAAAATAAAGATTGGGAAGGATGTTTAAGCATTCCTGGAATCAGAGCAAAAGTTCCAAGATATAACAAAATAAAAGTAAAATATAAAACCATAAATGATGAGAAAAAAACTATAATTTTCAAAGATTTTGTAGCTAGAATTTTCCAACATGAATATGACCATTTAATTGGACTTGCTTTTATTGATAGAGTTAAAACAACAAAAGATATTATAAGTGAAGAAGTTTATTTCAAAACAATCTAA
- a CDS encoding sensor domain-containing diguanylate cyclase, protein MNSKYKIVILISLLLITLSISITFINYFVSLNSTEKHLKTQSLPLSLDNIYTEIQKHIIEPYLVSSMMANDTFVQDWILNDEVNNHKIKEYLDAVKNKYAMFATFLVSEKSGNYYTQDGLLEKIEKENPNNSWYFKFKHIQESHEINLDFNKNLSNSLIMFINYKIFDKKYSYIGATGVALKISYINDMLKTFRQKYHFRVYFLDEKGDIVLSERDIIHEKNIDELPNLRKYKNEIISKEPLNLEYENNNKKILLNTKYIPELNLYLLVEANLDDFITDVKDIFYINLFVSLFFTFFVTVIIIYVIRKYNKKLEHLADNDLLTNVNNRRVFNSKLEHSILIHQRHNQSMNLLFLDIDNFKDINDKFGHATGDKALIRIASILKNNIRKSDLLARWGGEEFVIAYVNSSFEDSLIATEKLKNLIENDYILKELNQSIITASFGLTALKNDDNMDDLINRADMAMYESKNNGKNKISIIN, encoded by the coding sequence ATGAATTCCAAATATAAAATTGTTATTCTAATTAGTTTATTACTTATAACACTTTCTATATCAATAACTTTTATTAATTATTTTGTTTCATTAAATAGTACAGAAAAACATTTAAAAACACAGTCATTACCACTTTCTTTAGATAATATTTATACAGAAATTCAAAAACATATTATTGAACCTTATTTAGTATCTTCAATGATGGCAAATGATACTTTTGTACAAGATTGGATATTAAATGATGAAGTTAATAATCATAAAATAAAAGAATATTTAGATGCAGTAAAAAATAAATATGCTATGTTTGCAACATTTTTGGTATCTGAAAAATCAGGTAATTATTATACTCAAGATGGCTTACTTGAAAAAATTGAAAAAGAAAATCCTAATAATTCTTGGTATTTTAAATTTAAACATATTCAAGAAAGCCATGAAATAAATTTAGATTTTAATAAAAATTTATCAAATTCTTTAATTATGTTTATAAATTATAAAATATTTGATAAAAAATATTCTTATATTGGAGCAACAGGTGTTGCTTTAAAAATTTCATATATTAATGATATGTTAAAAACATTTAGACAGAAATATCATTTTAGAGTATATTTCTTGGATGAAAAAGGTGATATTGTTTTATCTGAAAGAGATATTATTCATGAAAAAAATATTGATGAATTACCTAATTTAAGAAAATATAAAAATGAGATTATTTCAAAAGAACCTCTAAATTTAGAGTATGAGAACAATAATAAAAAAATTCTTTTAAATACTAAATATATACCTGAACTAAATTTATATTTATTAGTTGAAGCTAATCTTGATGATTTTATTACTGATGTAAAAGATATATTTTATATCAATCTTTTTGTTTCCTTATTCTTTACATTTTTTGTTACGGTTATTATAATTTATGTGATTAGAAAATATAATAAAAAATTAGAGCACTTAGCTGATAATGATTTATTAACAAATGTAAATAATCGTAGAGTTTTTAATTCAAAATTAGAACACTCTATTTTAATTCATCAACGACATAATCAATCTATGAATTTACTTTTTCTTGATATAGATAATTTTAAAGATATTAATGATAAGTTTGGACATGCAACAGGAGATAAAGCTCTTATTAGAATTGCAAGCATATTGAAAAATAATATACGAAAAAGTGATTTGTTAGCAAGATGGGGAGGAGAAGAATTTGTTATTGCTTATGTAAATAGTTCATTTGAAGATTCTTTAATTGCTACAGAAAAATTGAAAAATTTAATAGAAAATGATTATATATTAAAAGAATTAAATCAATCAATTATAACAGCTAGTTTTGGATTAACAGCATTAAAAAATGACGATAATATGGATGATTTGATAAATAGAGCTGATATGGCGATGTATGAATCTAAAAATAATGGTAAAAATAAAATATCAATAATAAATTAA